The following coding sequences lie in one Chanos chanos chromosome 4, fChaCha1.1, whole genome shotgun sequence genomic window:
- the cdkl5 gene encoding cyclin-dependent kinase-like 5: protein MKIPYIGDVMNKFEVLGIVGEGAYGVVLKCRHKETKELVAIKKFKDSEENEEVKETTLRELKMLRTLKQENIVELKEAFRRRGKLYLVFEYVEKNMLELLEEMPNGAPPEKVRNYIYQLIKAIHWCHKNEIVHRDIKPENLLISSNDVLKLCDFGFARNLSEGSDANYTEYVATRWYRSPELLLGAPYGKAVDMWSVGCILGELSDGQPLFPGESEIDQLFTIQKVLGPLPPEQMKLFYNNPRFAGLRFPSVSHPQTLERRYLGIISGLMLDLMKNLLLLNPSERFLTEQCLNHHVFQALRLQERPAPPSPTPPRSSKRKPYHGDNTIPSRSHGSKSSGHRRSNSKDCSSLPRHEDLHRSTDSFLNGSMAAPSSLSPTLHPKNYPQQSLNRSASCSKDLANNNPHLLSPKDAKGKTEFDFNTAPKVPADGVGAKYMKSKPSRHSFMEGKTNTLQSGEKHSRHSYMESSHGSMPSSSKSASSFLNLSKSHGALSDAKSVGNLAEARLHVDDPGSGSGSRYFPSSCMDLNMPGSPAARHGDRTGHSPAGRGNPRMESGTLDSRRSSTRKKTPDEAKAPETLDPGGGAAGTGGHSHSLSAPHESFPYGLGYTSPFSSQQRPHRHSMYVRRERHRPHGQEASLAVGQGVPTRASSLQLLSPQLHDQSPKEKAHSRPPIKDSTRDNTASFHAQRPKNEVGVYHDPHPEDGTSSKENRIIYSDSMPRRVGSFYRVPSPRPDNTFHDSAAQVRGPPVPGDSGAMTNHPKRQTAFDPWNNAETMVMNPPEAPKQKEKQGFFRAIKKKKKKSQTTEGSDGRNPSIKKSLFPLFNSKNSLKHNSSVKVLPVVSSPMPGSVLFYTGGHLLSALLGKPFNLVPSDGQDQLAIQRPGKSSSHHSSRHRNRDRDRERERDRDRERDRDRERNRDRDRERERERERDREVEWPPEKLPDAPPPQNQPLKSLRKLLHLSSPPTSTQTPPSSELRFQPLPNPQSKGTLTEGRSHPTGSTTPTLKSRSKPTYPLPGQIESSWHVSALNRAEGTPYPDQMASKGGQNGLTFSRPTRSRMPNLNDLKETAL, encoded by the exons GAGACAAAAGAGCTTGTGGCTATCAAGAAGTTCAAGGACAGCGaag AGAATGAGGAGGTCAAGGAGACAACACTGCGGGAGCTGAAGATGCTCCGAACATTAAAGCAGGAGAACATTGTGGAGCTGAAGGAAGCTTTCCGTCGACGAGGCAAACTCTACCTGGTGTTTGAATATGTGGAGAAG AACATGCTGGAGTTGCTGGAGGAAATGCCCAATGGTGCACCTCCAGAAAAAGTGCGAAACTACATCTATCAGTTAATCAAAGCAATCCACTGGTGTCACAAGAATGAAATTGTTCACCGGG ACATCAAGCCTGAAAATCTCCTTATCAGCTCTAATGATGTTCTCAAGTTGTGTGATTTTG GCTTTGCCCGTAATCTCTCAGAGGGAAGTGATGCCAACTACACTGAGTATGTGGCTACCAGGTGGTACAGATCCCCTGAGCTCCTGCTGGG gGCGCCTTATGGCAAGGCAGTGGATATGTGGTCAGTGGGCTGTATCCTGGGGGAGCTCAGTGATGGGCAGCCCCTCTTCCCAGGAGAAAGTGAGATTGACCAGCTCTTCACCATTCAGAAAGTGCTTGGACCACTGCCTCCTGAACAGATGAAGCTCTTCTACAACAACCCACGCTTTGCTGGACTTAGG tTCCCTTCAGTGAGTCATCCTCAGACACTAGAACGTAGATATCTGGGAATCATCAGTGGACTCATGTTGGATCTGATGAAG aACTTGCTGCTGCTGAACCCCTCAGAGCGTTTTCTGACAGAGCAGTGCCTGAACCACCACGTCTTCCAGGCACTTCGTTTACAGGAGCGCCCTGCACCTCCTTCTCCCACACCTCCGCGTTCCTCGAAGAGAAAGCCCTACCACGGAGATAACACCATTCCCAGCAG GAGTCATGGGAGTAAGAGTTCAGGTCACAGGCGCTCCAACAGTAAAGACTGCTCTAGCTTACCACGGCATGAGGACCTTCATCGCAGCACAGACAGCTTCCTCAATGGCAGCATGGCCGCTCCATCCAGCCTTAGTCCCACGCTACACCCCAAGAACTACCCGCAGCAGAGCCTGAATCGCTCTGCTTCCTGCAGCAAGGACTTGGCTAACAACAACCCCCACTTACTCAGCCCCAAAGATGCGAAGGGCAAAACTGAGTTTGACTTTAACACGGCGCCCAAAGTGCCCGCAGATGGCGTTGGGGCCAAGTACATGAAGTCCAAGCCCAGCCGACACTCTTTCATGGAGGGCAAGACCAACACGCTGCAGTCTGGGGAGAAGCATAGCCGACACAGCTATATGGAGTCCTCACATGGCTCCATGCCCTCCTCCTCTAAGAGTGCCTCCTCTTTTCTCAACCTTTCCAAGAGCCATGGGGCTCTTAGTGACGCCAAGTCTGTTGGCAACCTTGCTGAGGCCAGATTGCATGTGGATGACCCGGGGTCAGGGTCAGGATCACGCTACTTTCCATCCAGCTGCATGGACCTCAACATGCCCGGCAGCCCTGCGGCTCGCCATGGCGATCGGACGGGTCACAGCCCAGCAGGCCGTGGGAACCCTCGTATGGAGAGCGGCACCCTAGACTCCCGCCGTTCCTCTACCCGCAAGAAGACCCCGGATGAGGCTAAGGCTCCAGAGACGCTGGACCCTGGAGGGGGTGCAGCTGGGACAGGGGGCCATTCGCACTCCCTCTCGGCCCCTCACGAGTCCTTCCCGTATGGTCTGGGTTACACCAGTCCTTTCTCCTCTCAGCAGCGCCCACACCGTCACTCCATGTACGTACGGCGGGAGAGGCACAGACCTCACGGACAGGAGGCCAGCTTAGCGGTGGGGCAAGGTGTGCCAACGCGTGCCAGCAGCCTACAGCTTCTCTCTCCACAACTGCA CGACCAGTCTCCCAAAGAGAAGGCCCACTCCCGTCCCCCGATTAAAGACTCCACGCGGGACAACACAGCTTCCTTTCACGCACAGCGTCCCAAAAACGAG GTGGGTGTATATCACGATCCTCACCCAGAGGACGGGACCTCCTCTAAGGAGAATCGAATCATCTATAGTGACTCCATGCCCAGGAGAGTGGGCAGCTTCTACAGAG TGCCATCACCCCGACCTGACAACACCTTCCACGACAGTGCTGCCCAAGTCCGCGGGCCACCCGTTCCAGGGGACAGTGGTGCAATGACCAACCACCCAAAACGTCAAACTGCCTTTGACCCATG gaataaTGCAGAGACAATGGTCATGAACCCACCAGAAGCTCCCAAACAGAAGGAGAAGCAGGGTTTTTTCAGAgcaataaagaagaaaaagaagaagtcgCAAACA ACGGAAGGCAGCGATGGACGGAATCCGAGCATCAAGAAAAGCCTTTTCCCTCTGTTTAACTCAAAGAATAGCTTAAAGCATAACTCCTCTGTCAAAGTGCTTCCTGTTGTCTCCTCACCCATG CCTGGCTCAGTCCTTTTCTACACAGGGGGCCATCTGCTGTCGGCCCTTCTGGGGAAGCCTTTTAATCTG GTCCCCAGTGATGGCCAGGACCAGCTGGCAATTCAAAGACCAGGGAAATCCTCCTCACATCACAGCAGCCGACACAGGAATCGAGACCGTGACCGAGAACGGGAAAGGGACAGGGATCGGGAACGCGATCGTGACAGGGAGCGGAACCGGGATCGTGATCGTGAGAGGGAGcgggaaagagagcgagacagagaagtCGAATGGCCTCCAGAGAAACTACCAGATGCTCCACCTCCTCAG AATCAGCCCTTAAAGTCCTTGCGGAAACTCTTGCACCTGTCCTCTCCCCCGACCTCAACCCAGACACCTCCCTCCTCAGAACTGCGCTTCCagcccctccccaacccccagTCCAAAGGGACCTTAACCGAGGGCCGGAGCCACCCCACTGGCAGTACCACGCCGACGCTCAAGAGCCGCAGCAAACCCACCTACCCTCTCCCAGGACAGATTGAATCCAGCTGGCACGTGTCCGCACTCAACCGTGCTGAAGGGACACCGTACCCAGACCAAATGGCCAGCAAAGGCGGCCAGAACGGCCTCACCTTCAGTCGTCCCACTAGGTCACGGATGCCAAACCTCAATGACCTGAAAGAAACCGCATTGTAG
- the rs1a gene encoding retinoschisin 1a: MGIHVNHVWLLAILLVAEVFSGAHTQEEEVETWTGKACKCDCDGESPTEFTTLTSTSPSWTKGLDCMPECPYHKPLGFEAGSVTPDQISCSNEDQYTGWFSSWTASKARLNSQGFGCAWLSKYQDTNQWLQIDLKEVKVVSGILMQGRCDADEWITKYSVQYRTTENLNWIYYKDQTGNNRVFYGNSDRSSSVQNLLRPPIVARYIRILPLGWHTRIAIRMELLLCMNKCT; the protein is encoded by the exons ATGGGGATCCATGTAAATCATGTTTGGTTGTTGGCCATTCTGCTGGTGGCTGAAG TTTTTAGTGGAGCACATACACAAGAG GAGGAAGTTGAGACGTGGACAGGGAAAGCCTGCAAATGTGACTGTGATGGGGAGTCACCTACTGAGTTCACAACACTCACCTCAACTAGCCCTAGCTGGACCAAAGGGCTGGACTGCATGCCAG AATGTCCCTATCATAAACCACTTGGCTTTGAGGCTGGTTCTGTAACACCCGATCAGATTAGCTGCTCCAATGAGGACCAGTACACAGGTTGGTTCTCCTCCTGGACTGCCAGCAAAGCCCGACTCAACAGTCAGGGTTTTGG GTGTGCCTGGCTCTCAAAGTATCAGGACACTAACCAGTGGCTTCAGATTGACCTCAAGGAGGTGAAAGTGGTTTCTGGGATCCTGATGCAAGGACGCTGTGATGCAGATGAATGGATTACCAAATATAGCGTCCAGTACCGCACCACTGAGAACCTCAACTGGATCTACTACAAAGACCAGACTGGAAACaacagg gtgTTCTACGGGAACTCTGACCGTTCCTCCTCCGTTCAGAACCTCCTGCGTCCACCCATCGTGGCCCGTTACATTCGCATTCTGCCGCTAGGCTGGCACACACGCATTGCCATACGTATGGAGCTGCTGCTGTGCATGAACAAATGCACTTGA
- the ppef1 gene encoding serine/threonine-protein phosphatase with EF-hands 1: MGCGTSVAIENQGKPRGHSETAMKAAILIQRWYRRYIARLEMRRRYTWNIFQSIEYAGEQDQLQLSSFFSFMLDNFTQLNGNGPDLISHLLDSVVDPLTEEVRQTRYEQIVVPDSYTGPRLTFPLSVSDTNALLSAFKEQQTLHGKYVLQLLHETKKFLKQMPNVIYLSTSYAKEITICGDLHGSLDDLLLIFYKNGLPSDENPYIFNGDFVDRGKKSMEIIIILFAFLLLYPDHMHLNRGNHEDHIMNLRYGFTKEVMQKYKAHGRDILQLLQDVFSLLPVATVIDNKVLIVHGGISDNTDLDFLSSVERYRVKSALRLPKRSLDHLEVVSSRSSSRQGRVGLESPRSLGRSSRASRKRKSHLTRQASCSSSSSSSSSSSLCSPRLLSRNTSRNTLRNTAMNTPRNTPRKTPQHPPSPSLPSPTDMLQVPFLDSIMSLAPPEPSREEMEWRQIVDLLWSDPKCQNGCSPNTFRGGGCYFGPDVTQRLLQKHGFCLLIRSHECKQEGYELCHDGQVITIFSASNYYEEGSNRGAYIKIGPELVPRFFQYQVSRSTRKLTLHQRVSVAEGSALKALQEKLFAHRSELMAGFQQYDKNNTGRISTGEWATVVESVLKMDLPWRTLRPRLVRLAPDGNVEYESCFEAVSPGQSVPQVTPNLAETLYRYRTDLAIIFNIIDKDHSGQISIEEFRQTWKLFSSHLGVDVDDQAIDDMARSIDFNKDGSIDFNEFLEAFRVVHKLDVKEQQHG, from the exons ATGGGATGTGGAACTTCTGTAGCCATTGAAAACCAAGGGAAGCCAAGAGGTCATTCAGAAACAG CCATGAAAGCAGCCATTTTGATCCAGCGCTGGTACAGACGCTACATTGCTCGGTTGGAGATGAGGCGGCGCTATACCTGGAACATTTTTCAATCAATAGAGTATGCAGGGGAACAAGATCAGCTGCAG CTTTCAAGTTTCTTCAGCTTTATGTTGGATAACTTCACTCAGCTCAATGGAAATGGCCCAG ACCTTATCTCTCACCTCTTGGACTCCGTAGTTGACCCGCTGACAGAGGAGGTCAGGCAGACTAGGTACGAGCAGATAGTTGTGCCTGATTCGTACACTGGTCCCCGGCTGACCTTTCCCCTGAGTGTCTCGGACACTAATGCCCTGCTCAGTGCCTTCAAGGAACAGCAG acTCTCCATGGCAAATATGTGTTGCAGTTGCTTCatgaaacaaaaaagtttttgaaGCAGATgccaaatgttatttatttgtcaACGTCGTATGCCAAGGAGATCACAATATGTG GTGACCTGCATGGTAGCCTGGATGATCTACTGCTGATATTCTATAAG AATGGTCTCCCCTCTGATGAGAACCCCTACATATTTAATGGTGACTTtgtggacagagggaagaagTCCATGGAgatcattattatattatttgCATTCCTGCTTTTGTATCCTGACCACATGCATCTGAACAGGGGTAACCATGAGGACCACATCATGAACCTAAG ATATGGATTTACAAAAGAGGTCATGCAAAAGTACAAG GCTCATGGGAGAGACATCTTACAGTTGCTGCAGGATGTGTTCAGCTTGCTTCCTGTTGCCACAGTGATTGACAACAAGGTCCTAATTGTTCATGGTGGCATTTCGGACAACACTGATCTCGATTTCCTGAGCTCTGTCGAGAGATACAGG GTAAAGTCTGCTCTCCGGCTGCCTAAACGCAGCCTTGACCACTTGGAAGTGGTGAGCAGCCGAAGCAGCAGTAGGCAGGGCAGAGTTGGACTCGAGAGCCCTCGTTCTCTGGGACGGAGCAGCAGAGCCTCCCGAAAAAGGAAGAGTCACCTTACAAGGCAGGCCAGCtgttcctcttcatcttcctcttcgtCGTCATCCTCGCTGTGCTCTCCCCGCCTCTTGTCCCGCAATACTTCTCGGAACACTCTGCGGAACACGGCCATGAACACACCTAGGAATACACCTCGGAAAACACCTCAACACCCCCCTTCCCCAAGTCTCCCCAGTCCCACAGACATGCTCCAGGTACCTTTCTTGGACTCGATAATGTCCCTGGCACCACCAGAGCCCTCCAGGGAGGAAATGGAGTGGAGACAG ATTGTAGATTTGCTGTGGAGTGACCCAAAGTGCCAGAATGGCTGTTCTCCCAACACATTCCGGGGCGGAGGCTGCTACTTTGGGCCGGATGTAACTCAAAGACTCCTGCAGAAACATGGCTTCTGCCTGTTGATCAGATCCCATGAGTGCAAGCAGGAAGGCTATGAGCTATGCCACGATGGACAG GTTATTACCATTTTTTCTGCCTCCAACTACTATGAAGAGGGCAGTAACCGTGGAGCCTATATTAAAATAGGTCCAGAATTGGTACCACGCTTTTTCCAATATCAAGTCAGCCGTAGCACCAggaaacttacactgcatcagaG GGTGAGCGTTGCTGAAGGATCTGCCCTGAAGGCTCTGCAAGAGAAATTATTTGCTCACCGTTCAGAGCTCATGGCTGGCTTTCAACAGtatgacaaaaacaatacag GTCGGATCTCCACTGGTGAGTGGGCTACAGTGGTGGAGTCAGTCTTGAAGATGGACCTACCATGGCGGACTCTGCGGCCTCGCTTGGTCCGTTTGGCTCCGGATGGAAACGTGGAGTATGAGTCCTGTTTTGAGGCTGTGAGCCCAGGACAGTCAGTCCCTCAG gtaACGCCAAACTTGGCAGAAACTCTTTACAGATATCGCACTGATCTTGCGATAATTTTCAATATCATTGACAAGGATCATTCAG GTCAAATCTCTATTGAGGAGTTCCGTCAGACTTGGAAGCTGTTCAGCTCTCATCTAGGGGTGGATGTGGATGACCAAGCTATAGATGACATGGCAAGGAGCATTGACTTCAACAAGGATGGCAGCATTGATTTCAATGAGTTTTTGGAAGCTTTCAGAGTGGTACACAAACTTGATGTCAAAGAGCAGCAACATGGCTGA